Proteins encoded in a region of the Paenibacillus pedocola genome:
- a CDS encoding AI-2E family transporter — MLPLYKKYWRTFFDIGLVVLTVYLVMLVFSKLYQLAAPVFLSFFVFLLIEPLARFLNRKGMAKPFASAISVLLFLIILLGILFGAGLLIATQALHFQDSLPRYTAIMQQHFTEATTYLQQQIDALPADLTDKINGYFTDATNILSKWLIVFFKYMIGVLGSFSSFMGNFGIAIILAFFLSMEIKDWRKIAHDKMPKTFKTAYAFVQGNVFKAIGSYLKAQLILISITFVIVLVGLFILGTGNEITMALVCAVFDVLPLLGVSTILIPWIVYLFIVGNTSLAIGLLILLAVVLIVRQLLEPKITGNSIGVSSAFLMLAFVIFSMSAFGVAGLILSPILLILIKELIQQGYLQRWIYLPQEEFIVSPFAASEPSTAGGAVPGDSPAGTQAPEDSDSKSKI, encoded by the coding sequence ATGCTGCCGCTGTACAAAAAATATTGGCGAACATTCTTCGATATCGGGCTGGTCGTGCTGACGGTGTATCTTGTGATGCTAGTTTTTAGCAAGCTGTACCAATTGGCTGCACCGGTATTCCTGTCTTTTTTTGTTTTCCTGCTGATCGAACCGCTGGCCCGGTTCCTGAACCGGAAGGGAATGGCCAAACCCTTCGCTTCAGCTATTTCCGTTCTGCTCTTCCTGATCATTCTGCTTGGCATTCTGTTCGGCGCCGGGCTGCTGATCGCCACACAGGCATTGCATTTTCAGGATAGTCTGCCGCGTTATACAGCAATCATGCAGCAGCATTTCACAGAAGCCACCACCTATCTCCAGCAGCAGATTGATGCCCTGCCGGCTGACCTGACCGACAAAATAAACGGCTATTTCACCGACGCCACCAATATTCTTTCCAAGTGGCTGATCGTTTTCTTTAAATATATGATCGGAGTGCTCGGTTCCTTCTCTTCGTTTATGGGGAATTTCGGTATCGCAATCATATTGGCGTTCTTCCTCAGCATGGAGATTAAGGACTGGCGTAAAATTGCCCATGACAAAATGCCCAAGACGTTCAAGACAGCTTACGCTTTTGTCCAGGGAAATGTATTTAAAGCGATCGGCTCCTATTTGAAGGCCCAGCTGATCCTGATCAGCATCACCTTCGTCATCGTCCTGGTCGGCCTGTTCATTCTTGGAACCGGGAATGAAATCACCATGGCGCTGGTCTGCGCGGTATTTGATGTGCTGCCGCTGCTGGGTGTATCCACGATCCTGATCCCCTGGATCGTCTATCTGTTCATCGTCGGCAACACTTCGCTTGCCATCGGCCTGTTAATACTGCTCGCGGTAGTGCTTATTGTCAGACAGCTGCTGGAACCGAAAATCACCGGTAATTCAATCGGTGTATCCTCTGCTTTTCTGATGCTTGCATTTGTGATTTTCTCCATGTCGGCCTTCGGCGTTGCCGGGCTGATTCTATCGCCTATCCTGCTCATTCTGATCAAAGAGCTGATCCAGCAGGGGTATTTGCAGCGCTGGATCTACCTGCCTCAGGAAGAATTCATTGTGTCACCGTTCGCTGCCTCTGAACCTTCGACTGCCGGAGGGGCAGTACCTGGTGATTCTCCCGCCGGGACTCAGGCACCGGAAGATTCGGACAGCAAATCAAAGATCTGA
- a CDS encoding polysaccharide deacetylase family protein: MQTLLLWLFYISSFYAFIPGMISRIFGYRVFRKGIRRTEFALTFDDGPDPRYTPQLLDLLKQYDAKATFFVVGAHAEQNPEIIKRMYDEGHLIGIHNYVHKTNWLMRPATVKQQIKRTGDIIYSITGERSTYYRPPWGIVNLFDFSKRSQVQIVLWSAMFGDWKEKLGAERLTEKLLTKLGPGEVMLLHDCGTTLGADPKAPEHMLIALERMLEEAKKRGLRSIRVDEMIEQVQNSPIQQLSFSKRLVVGLWLVWEQCFQFMFRIKTIAPADPFLHYRLRKYQGDPVQMDNGERLVKGDKIIELHIDNRQLFELGVHSRSSAQLAIRMIRRMEKDLPVLAERIAADVDLAEAKALYGVSMLNRGPEKFGFMVLDLPDGWFARSTKFYLSILLSVIHPAGGARLKVRSEVLVPKMMLMPVSQLLDQMNKQRPQKQVKSRERIREEELSLEAELPGVTVVN, from the coding sequence ATGCAGACTTTGCTGCTCTGGTTATTTTATATTTCTTCTTTCTATGCTTTCATTCCCGGAATGATCAGCAGGATTTTCGGCTATCGCGTATTTCGCAAAGGCATCAGGCGTACCGAATTTGCCCTCACCTTTGATGATGGTCCGGACCCGCGCTATACACCGCAATTGCTGGATCTTCTTAAACAGTATGATGCGAAGGCTACCTTCTTTGTCGTTGGGGCCCATGCGGAGCAGAATCCGGAGATAATAAAGCGTATGTATGATGAGGGACATCTCATCGGTATTCATAATTATGTGCACAAGACGAATTGGCTGATGCGGCCGGCAACCGTCAAGCAGCAAATTAAACGTACTGGTGACATAATTTACAGTATTACCGGCGAGCGGAGCACCTATTACCGTCCGCCTTGGGGGATCGTCAACCTGTTTGACTTCTCCAAGCGCAGTCAGGTGCAGATCGTCTTGTGGTCGGCCATGTTCGGCGACTGGAAAGAGAAGCTTGGCGCAGAACGGCTGACCGAAAAGCTGCTCACCAAGCTGGGCCCGGGTGAAGTCATGCTGCTCCATGATTGCGGCACAACCCTCGGGGCGGACCCCAAAGCTCCTGAGCATATGCTGATTGCACTGGAGCGGATGCTGGAAGAGGCTAAAAAACGGGGGCTGCGCAGCATCCGGGTAGATGAAATGATAGAGCAGGTGCAGAATTCACCGATTCAGCAGCTCTCCTTCAGCAAACGGCTGGTCGTCGGATTATGGCTGGTCTGGGAGCAATGTTTTCAGTTTATGTTCCGCATTAAGACCATTGCTCCGGCGGATCCGTTCCTGCATTACCGGCTGCGCAAGTATCAAGGGGATCCGGTACAGATGGATAACGGTGAACGTCTGGTAAAAGGCGACAAGATTATTGAGCTGCACATCGATAACAGGCAGCTCTTTGAACTGGGTGTGCATTCGCGGTCATCGGCACAGCTTGCGATCCGTATGATCCGCCGTATGGAAAAGGATCTGCCGGTTCTTGCTGAAAGAATTGCCGCAGATGTTGACCTGGCTGAAGCAAAGGCGCTGTACGGGGTAAGCATGCTTAACCGCGGTCCGGAGAAATTCGGATTCATGGTGCTTGACCTGCCGGACGGCTGGTTTGCCCGTTCGACCAAGTTCTATTTGAGCATCCTGCTGAGTGTTATTCATCCGGCAGGGGGAGCGCGGCTGAAAGTCCGCAGCGAGGTTCTCGTGCCGAAGATGATGCTGATGCCGGTATCGCAGCTGCTCGACCAGATGAACAAGCAGCGCCCTCAAAAACAGGTAAAGAGCCGTGAACGGATTCGCGAAGAGGAGCTTTCCCTGGAGGCTGAGCTGCCGGGAGTAACGGTTGTAAACTAG
- a CDS encoding chloramphenicol phosphotransferase CPT family protein: protein MNQGLIVLLNGTSSSGKTSISMELKNQKEIPFHHLSIDDFFVNYNDFIDAKFPDIEPTREVEDVGPILFDPINSVYYATIKLFSEMGLNVIVDTVNDNDKRFNDFLDLFFDHSILFVGVVCSKEELTRRELIRGDRMIGLANSQYDIIYSFNEYDLEVNTEVLSPAESAEKILSFIKSDQDYSAFKKLSKREISAKE, encoded by the coding sequence TTGAACCAAGGGCTTATTGTGTTGTTGAACGGAACTTCAAGTTCGGGAAAGACTAGTATTTCTATGGAACTGAAAAATCAGAAAGAGATTCCTTTTCATCATTTATCCATAGATGATTTTTTTGTTAATTACAATGATTTTATTGATGCTAAATTTCCGGATATTGAACCTACAAGAGAAGTCGAAGATGTCGGGCCCATACTTTTTGATCCCATAAACTCAGTGTACTATGCAACCATTAAATTGTTTTCAGAGATGGGTTTGAATGTAATCGTCGATACCGTAAACGATAATGACAAGCGGTTTAATGATTTCCTTGATCTATTTTTCGATCATTCTATATTGTTTGTAGGTGTAGTATGCTCGAAAGAAGAACTCACAAGAAGAGAGCTTATCCGAGGTGACCGTATGATTGGACTAGCAAATTCCCAATACGACATAATATATTCTTTTAATGAGTATGACCTTGAAGTAAATACTGAAGTGTTGAGTCCAGCAGAAAGCGCCGAAAAAATATTAAGTTTTATTAAGTCCGATCAGGATTACTCTGCATTTAAGAAATTAAGTAAAAGAGAGATTAGTGCCAAAGAGTAA
- a CDS encoding YdeI/OmpD-associated family protein, whose amino-acid sequence MVKKSSDLPVMSFADPLSFESWLDDNYTSPGIRLQIAKKNSGVVTISYNEALEVALCYGWVDSQKEALDDKTWLQRFTPRGTKSIWSKVNKEKAEQLITNGRMKTSGYKAIEAAQKNGNWDKAYESQSIASLPEDFAIELERNAQAKAFYDTLDRQNKYAIIFRIHNAKKIETREKRIRQFIQMLEKGEKIYPSTS is encoded by the coding sequence GTGGTGAAAAAATCGAGTGACTTGCCGGTTATGTCCTTTGCCGATCCACTGTCTTTTGAGAGTTGGCTCGACGATAATTATACCTCACCCGGCATCCGATTACAGATTGCGAAAAAAAATTCCGGCGTCGTTACGATTTCATATAACGAAGCGCTCGAGGTTGCCTTATGTTACGGATGGGTTGACAGTCAGAAAGAAGCGTTAGATGACAAAACATGGCTGCAGCGGTTCACTCCGCGCGGGACCAAGAGCATCTGGTCGAAGGTCAATAAAGAAAAAGCGGAACAGCTGATTACAAACGGGCGAATGAAGACTTCTGGATATAAGGCAATTGAAGCGGCCCAAAAGAACGGGAACTGGGATAAAGCCTACGAATCTCAAAGTATCGCCTCGCTGCCTGAGGACTTCGCGATCGAGTTGGAGCGCAATGCCCAGGCTAAGGCGTTCTACGATACGCTTGACAGACAAAATAAATACGCAATCATATTTAGAATCCACAACGCTAAAAAAATAGAAACCCGAGAGAAGCGGATCCGGCAGTTCATCCAGATGCTTGAGAAAGGCGAAAAAATTTATCCTTCAACCTCTTAA
- a CDS encoding dihydrofolate reductase family protein gives MRKLVLFLHASLDGFVEGPNGEMDIAWVSYDADLEKHAKEILSTADTVIWGRGTYQMMYSYWPSVPSDPSSSQHERDHAEWIEKTAKIVFSTKLEKVEWNNSRLVKEDVEEEIKNLKQQPGKDMVILGSPRFAHHLMQLDLIDEYKITVSPVLIGKGLPLFQGLKEKINLKLIENKTFESGAIGLVYQTVR, from the coding sequence ATGAGAAAACTCGTACTATTTCTGCACGCATCGCTTGACGGTTTTGTAGAAGGGCCGAATGGTGAAATGGACATTGCCTGGGTTTCCTACGATGCTGATTTGGAGAAACACGCGAAAGAAATTCTGAGTACTGCCGACACTGTCATTTGGGGACGTGGGACTTATCAGATGATGTACAGTTATTGGCCATCTGTGCCTTCGGATCCATCATCTTCGCAGCATGAACGGGATCATGCCGAATGGATCGAAAAGACTGCTAAAATCGTTTTTTCCACGAAGTTGGAGAAAGTCGAATGGAACAATTCCAGGTTGGTGAAAGAAGATGTCGAGGAAGAGATCAAGAACCTCAAACAGCAGCCTGGCAAGGATATGGTTATCCTCGGCAGTCCTAGGTTCGCACACCACCTTATGCAGCTTGATTTAATTGATGAGTATAAAATTACGGTTTCTCCCGTCCTGATCGGTAAGGGATTGCCGTTATTCCAAGGTCTCAAGGAGAAGATCAATCTTAAGCTAATCGAAAACAAGACCTTTGAATCTGGGGCCATAGGCCTCGTTTACCAGACGGTAAGATGA
- the ilvD gene encoding dihydroxy-acid dehydratase produces MAAKKMRSDMIKKGFDRAPHRSLLRAAGVKEEDFGKPFIAVCNSYIDIVPGHVHLQEFGKIVKEAIREAGGVPFEFNTIGVDDGIAMGHIGMRYSLPSREIIADALETVVSAHWFDGMVCIPNCDKITPGMMMGALRVNIPTIFVSGGPMKAGVDSKGKKLSLTSVFEGVGAHQVGKINDAELLELEQFGCPTCGSCSGMFTANSMNCLAEAMGLALPGNGTILAVAEERRDFVRKSATQLMELIKLDLKPRDIVTKESLDNAFALDMAMGGSTNTVLHTLALAQEAEIDYPLERINEVANRVPYLAKLAPASDIFIEDVDRAGGVSAVLNELLKKPGAIFGDCMTVTGKTLAENVRGHEILDTTVIHPLDKPYSEVGGLAVLYGNLAPEGSIIKVGAVDASVGGYHKGPAICFDSQETALEGIANGKVKEGHVVVIRYEGPKGGPGMPEMLAPTSQIVGMGLGAKVGLITDGRFSGASRGISIGHISPEAAEGGPIAFVEDGDIIELDLNNRKIELLVDEETLATRRAGWKGFEPKVKKGYLARYSALVTNASKGGVLKI; encoded by the coding sequence ATGGCAGCCAAGAAAATGCGTTCAGACATGATTAAAAAAGGCTTTGACCGGGCTCCGCACCGCAGTCTGCTGCGTGCAGCCGGAGTAAAAGAGGAGGATTTCGGCAAACCGTTCATCGCGGTCTGCAACTCCTATATTGATATTGTACCGGGTCATGTGCATCTGCAGGAATTCGGCAAAATCGTCAAGGAAGCCATCCGCGAAGCTGGCGGTGTGCCGTTTGAATTTAACACGATCGGTGTAGACGATGGAATCGCCATGGGCCACATCGGTATGCGTTACTCCCTGCCAAGCCGCGAGATCATCGCCGATGCCCTGGAAACCGTTGTTTCCGCGCACTGGTTCGACGGCATGGTCTGCATTCCCAACTGTGATAAAATCACCCCGGGCATGATGATGGGCGCCCTGCGCGTCAACATCCCGACTATCTTCGTCAGCGGCGGACCTATGAAGGCCGGCGTAGACAGCAAAGGCAAAAAACTTTCCCTTACTTCTGTATTCGAAGGCGTAGGCGCGCATCAGGTCGGCAAGATCAATGATGCTGAACTCCTGGAATTGGAACAATTCGGCTGTCCTACCTGCGGCTCCTGCTCCGGTATGTTTACCGCGAACTCCATGAACTGTCTGGCCGAAGCTATGGGCCTCGCCCTTCCAGGCAACGGCACGATCCTGGCCGTAGCGGAAGAACGCAGAGACTTCGTCCGCAAATCAGCGACGCAGCTGATGGAGCTGATCAAGCTGGATCTGAAGCCGCGTGACATCGTAACCAAGGAATCGCTGGACAACGCTTTTGCCCTTGATATGGCAATGGGCGGCTCCACAAACACCGTGCTTCATACACTGGCACTGGCTCAGGAAGCTGAAATCGACTATCCGCTGGAACGTATCAACGAAGTAGCTAACCGGGTACCTTATCTGGCCAAGCTCGCTCCTGCCTCCGATATCTTCATTGAAGACGTAGACCGTGCAGGCGGAGTAAGCGCCGTCCTGAACGAGCTGCTCAAGAAACCGGGTGCCATCTTCGGCGACTGCATGACCGTTACCGGCAAGACACTGGCCGAGAACGTCCGCGGGCACGAGATTCTGGACACGACCGTTATCCATCCGCTGGACAAGCCGTACTCCGAGGTTGGCGGTTTGGCTGTGCTGTACGGTAATCTCGCTCCGGAAGGCTCTATCATCAAGGTCGGTGCAGTTGACGCCTCAGTAGGCGGCTATCATAAAGGCCCTGCCATCTGCTTCGATTCGCAGGAAACCGCACTGGAAGGCATCGCGAACGGCAAGGTTAAAGAAGGCCATGTCGTAGTTATCCGTTACGAAGGTCCGAAGGGCGGACCCGGCATGCCGGAAATGCTCGCTCCTACTTCCCAGATCGTCGGTATGGGTCTTGGCGCCAAAGTCGGCCTGATCACTGACGGACGTTTCTCCGGCGCATCCCGCGGGATCAGCATCGGCCACATCTCGCCGGAAGCAGCAGAAGGCGGCCCGATTGCTTTCGTTGAAGACGGTGACATCATCGAGCTGGACCTTAACAACCGCAAGATTGAGCTGCTAGTCGACGAAGAAACACTGGCTACCCGCCGCGCCGGCTGGAAAGGCTTCGAACCGAAGGTTAAAAAAGGTTACCTGGCACGCTATTCCGCGCTCGTAACCAATGCAAGTAAAGGCGGCGTGCTGAAGATCTAA
- a CDS encoding glycoside hydrolase family 2 protein: MTEAGNTSIPRPEYPRPDFVRKDWLSLNGAWDFCFDDECAGEEERWYLADAPALSARTIQVPFAFQSRLSGIGDPSFHDVVWYRRTLEIPEAWNGKRIVLHFGAVDYLAKVWVNGQLVVMHEGGHTPFQAEITSSLVPGSNTIVLRAEDFSRDVTLPRGKQYWLEQSASIFYTRTTGIWQSVWIEPLSAVHLGKTMITPDIDRNEIRIRTILEGFQPADKLKLRIKITYNGVRVADDQYTIINAEQLRTIGLGDFTDHGLGRLWSPEHPNLYDIQFQLVRDEEVIDVVDAYFGMRKVSVEDGRLCLNNRPYYQRLVLDQGYFPDGILTAPSDGDLKRDIELAKEMGFNGVRKHQKTEDPRFLYWCDKLGLLVWSEAANAYEFSETYVRRFTKEWQEILERDYNHPSIVTWVPLNESWGIPNVQVDKRQQQHGLAMYHLTKSLDEMRPVVYNDGWEHMTTDLVTIHDYESRREVLEQRYATAESAVTAMPANRRIFVGGASYEGQPILVSEFGGIAFKKSEWEGWGYSGAENEEDFLSRLKAVVDPMFSSPVIQGYCYTQLTDVEQEINGLLTYDRRPKAPLETIRKIMSGE, translated from the coding sequence ATGACAGAAGCAGGAAATACATCCATTCCCCGTCCGGAATATCCAAGACCCGATTTTGTCCGTAAAGATTGGCTAAGCTTAAACGGAGCATGGGATTTCTGTTTTGATGACGAATGTGCCGGTGAAGAAGAACGCTGGTACCTGGCAGATGCGCCTGCATTGTCTGCACGGACCATTCAAGTGCCCTTTGCGTTTCAGAGCAGGCTGAGCGGCATCGGAGATCCATCTTTTCATGACGTGGTGTGGTATAGAAGGACTCTTGAAATTCCGGAGGCCTGGAACGGCAAGCGCATTGTCCTTCATTTCGGCGCCGTTGATTATCTGGCCAAGGTCTGGGTGAACGGACAGCTGGTTGTCATGCATGAAGGCGGACATACCCCTTTTCAGGCTGAGATCACTTCTTCGCTGGTTCCGGGAAGCAACACGATTGTGCTGCGTGCGGAGGATTTCAGCCGTGACGTAACGTTGCCCCGCGGCAAGCAATACTGGCTGGAACAGTCTGCCTCGATCTTTTATACCCGTACAACCGGGATCTGGCAGAGTGTCTGGATCGAACCGCTGTCTGCAGTGCATTTGGGCAAAACGATGATTACTCCTGATATTGACCGCAATGAAATCCGCATCCGTACAATCCTTGAGGGATTTCAGCCTGCAGACAAGCTGAAGCTTCGCATAAAGATCACCTATAACGGTGTGCGGGTAGCTGATGATCAATATACAATTATAAATGCAGAACAATTGCGGACGATCGGATTGGGTGATTTTACGGATCATGGTCTTGGACGTCTGTGGAGTCCTGAACATCCTAACCTTTATGATATTCAATTTCAGCTTGTCCGCGATGAAGAGGTAATCGATGTCGTGGATGCTTATTTCGGTATGCGCAAGGTATCGGTCGAGGACGGCAGGCTGTGCCTGAATAACCGCCCGTATTACCAGAGGCTGGTGCTGGATCAGGGGTATTTTCCTGACGGTATTTTAACCGCACCTTCCGACGGAGACCTGAAACGCGATATTGAACTGGCCAAGGAAATGGGCTTTAATGGAGTACGCAAACACCAGAAGACGGAAGACCCCCGGTTCCTGTACTGGTGTGACAAGCTCGGCCTGCTGGTATGGAGTGAGGCGGCCAATGCCTATGAGTTCTCTGAGACGTATGTCCGCCGGTTCACCAAAGAATGGCAGGAGATCCTCGAACGCGACTATAACCATCCGAGCATTGTGACCTGGGTTCCGTTAAATGAGAGCTGGGGGATTCCGAATGTTCAGGTTGATAAACGCCAGCAGCAGCACGGACTGGCCATGTATCATTTGACCAAATCACTCGATGAAATGAGACCTGTTGTGTATAACGACGGCTGGGAGCATATGACGACAGACCTCGTTACGATCCATGACTATGAGAGCCGCCGGGAGGTGCTGGAGCAGAGGTATGCCACGGCGGAGTCGGCTGTAACCGCCATGCCGGCGAACCGCAGAATTTTTGTCGGCGGAGCTTCCTATGAGGGACAGCCTATTCTTGTCTCGGAGTTCGGCGGTATTGCCTTCAAGAAAAGCGAGTGGGAGGGCTGGGGGTATTCCGGTGCGGAGAACGAGGAGGATTTCCTGAGCAGGCTCAAGGCGGTGGTGGACCCGATGTTCTCATCACCGGTCATCCAAGGTTATTGCTACACCCAGCTGACCGATGTGGAACAGGAAATCAACGGGCTGCTCACTTACGACAGAAGGCCCAAAGCGCCGCTGGAAACGATCCGCAAGATCATGTCCGGGGAATAA
- a CDS encoding ArsR/SmtB family transcription factor — MLELSFDDPERLVTVAHALSTRSRVDILRLLNTKNFNIIEIADKLKLPVSTVASNVKILEAAGLIQTELLPASRGAMKVCSRNYDDIHIALNLKKTMPKGETFVYEVDMPVGHYSDCEVAPTCGMANAEGLIIKEDEPASFYHPKHINAQIIWLRKGFLEYLLPVDIPVRARIESLELSMEMCSEAPKYDQNWPSNISVWVNGVEIGMWTSPGDFGDRRGKLNPNWWVDSSTQYGFLKTWRVDHEKTTLDMESVSNVVLDDLLINQSPKLRLRIGIKPDAVHQGGLNLFGRQFGDYEQNIMMRIKYTVDQDGESPA, encoded by the coding sequence GTGCTGGAACTTAGCTTTGACGACCCAGAAAGGCTGGTAACGGTAGCCCACGCCCTTTCGACACGCTCACGGGTTGATATACTCCGGCTCTTAAATACAAAGAACTTCAATATCATCGAAATCGCTGACAAGCTGAAGCTTCCGGTCTCTACCGTGGCAAGTAATGTCAAAATACTGGAAGCCGCCGGACTGATTCAAACCGAGCTCCTTCCCGCATCCCGCGGGGCAATGAAGGTGTGCAGCCGAAACTATGATGACATCCACATAGCCCTAAATCTGAAAAAAACGATGCCAAAAGGCGAAACGTTTGTCTATGAAGTGGATATGCCTGTCGGCCATTACAGTGACTGTGAAGTAGCGCCGACCTGCGGAATGGCTAATGCTGAAGGCCTGATCATTAAGGAAGACGAACCGGCAAGCTTCTATCATCCCAAGCATATCAATGCACAGATTATTTGGCTGCGCAAAGGCTTCCTGGAATATCTCCTGCCGGTGGATATCCCTGTGCGGGCTCGGATTGAATCCCTTGAGCTGTCTATGGAGATGTGTTCCGAAGCACCGAAATATGACCAGAACTGGCCTTCCAATATTTCAGTATGGGTAAATGGCGTAGAGATTGGCATGTGGACCAGCCCCGGCGATTTCGGCGACCGGCGAGGCAAGCTGAATCCAAACTGGTGGGTTGACAGCTCTACCCAATACGGGTTCCTCAAAACTTGGCGTGTGGACCATGAGAAGACGACGCTGGATATGGAGAGCGTCTCTAATGTCGTCTTGGATGATCTTCTGATTAATCAGAGCCCCAAATTACGGCTGCGCATCGGCATTAAACCCGATGCAGTTCATCAGGGCGGATTGAATCTGTTCGGCCGCCAGTTTGGCGATTATGAACAGAATATAATGATGCGGATTAAATATACAGTGGATCAGGACGGAGAATCTCCGGCCTGA